The genome window aatgccatctctcctaataagaccaggttttccccggaaagtttgccaattattaacgaaacccacatcgtttgctggacaccacctggacagccagtgattaaatgatgacatgcagctaaacatgtcatcactggtcagatttgggaggggtccagagaaaactacggagtccgacatcgtttttgcatattcacacaccgaggcaatattaattttagtgacctccgattggcgtaatcgggtgtcattgccgccgacgtgaataacaatcttactgaatctacgtttagctttagccagcagttttaaatttgactcaatgtcgcccgctctggccccagggatacatttgactatggccgctggtattgctaacttcacgttcctcagaatagagctgccaataaccagagttttatcctgaGCGgatgtgtcgctgagtggggaaaagcggttggaaacgtgaacaggctggtggtgagccgtgggcttcggcttggagctgcgcctctcacgaacagttacccagcctcccggctgaacgggaattgccggaggacagttagcagaggctaaggctatgctatgtggctccgcaccggctacagggggctggctaactaccgcagctactgaatggttttccatggtgcggagccgcgcttctaattcactaagcctcacctccaacgcagcaaataagctacacttattacaattaccactgtcgctaaaggaggcagaggcataactgaacatttggcacaccgagcaagaaagagcagagggagaagccatcgctaactgtaaagctaatgtagctaccaaggctagtaacgtgcaaacaacagctaagagattagcgagaaagtcgtagaaaggaggagagctataagtgcttaaacagaaccactgtgggttaagacttgaagtagacgttaaagcaactgaagtgagaaagcaggctagcagaattcaccagagcagtacagagacgctgtcacagaaacaccggaaatgacacaactcgcttacagcaatacgtcagcacgtcaggtCAGTTGCGCCCTGCAGCTTCAGTGTCTGGTCAAGCCTTCCTGCAACCTTTGTTGACTTTTGGGCTTACAATTACTTACTCACTTTTAGTgagaaaagcaaaagaaaagaagaaaaagaagaagaactgaAACAACAGTGCCACTGCTTAGACCCCTAATCACCATAACCACACGAAAAGCTATCTTCAATCCATGAATTAATGAGACACAATGTTATGGTTAACCATACAGAAAAAAGTACAGGTTTTGTCAGCAgactattttattttctgtctgtatAGTACTGGGACAAAACACTTATACTTTAGATATGTTAAAACATATGATGCAGTAATGCACAATATTTGAATACAATTTTACATATGATCTAAAAGCATCAATAATTATGTATCCATTGTTTAAAGTTAAATTGATCAAGGGACATTGCTTTAATATAATTAGGTATTGATTATACGTCATTAGAGTTAAGCAGAAACTCTGACATGAAAAATAATGTCTATAAGCAATCACACACAGAGATAAACTTGAATAAGGGTCActgtaaaataatatataatgttGGACATAATATACCAGTAGTATTGTAATATAAAGCACAATCAGAGCAAAAGCAAAATTTGCATTTTGCGATTGTtgataacaacagcaaaacaaagacCTTTTATTCCTCATGCAAGTGCATGCCCAAGAACTTGTTAAAATAATATCttatttgaaaaatgttaaacagtGCAGTTTTTGAGTGAAGCTGTGTCATTTAACAGATAAAGTCATGGTTGAGGAATTTGATGCAAATATTTTTAGAGTGACAATACAATAGAAACATCTTTTGAAGCTGGGATAAAAGAAGGCATAAATAATTGGGTTTAAAGTTGAATTAAAGTATCCCAACCATACAAATGTTTCAAAGATGGCAATAGGTGTACTGAAGGCAGTGTAGGCATCAATTGCAGAATTTATAAAAAAGGGCATCCAACAAAAGATGAATGCACCGACTACAATACCCAGAGTCTTTGCAGCCTTGTGCTCAGACTGTTTTATCAGCCCTCCTCTTGCTCTGTCTTGCTCTTGCTCTCTCCTCTTTGAACAATTGCTCATATCTCCAATTTTTCTTACATGCCCTTTTGCCACAATGAATACTTTAGTGTACAGACAAACCATCACAGTGCAGGGAAAGAAGAAGCTGATTACACTGTCTAAAACTCCCCAAAGATGGTTAAAGAGAAGGTTACAACTGCCAAGACAGTTTAGTGATGCCAAATAATCTTCTAACCCTGCAATGTTGGCCTTTGAGTACAGGAGTCCAAAAGAGTAAACAGCAGCCAGTGCCCAGCAAGCACATACCATAACCCAGGCAACTGGCATGGTGATATTCCTAGAATAATGCAGAGGATTGCATATTGCTTGTTTTCTGTCTACAGCAATGCAAATTAGGTGTAAGATAGACAGAGTGGTAAGAAACATATCAAAACTGGAGTGCAGCAGACAGAAATCATCACCATAGAACCAGCAGCCGTGAATGGTCCGGATGGTGCTGAAGGGCATCACAATAACACCCACTAGTAGATCAACCAGAGCAAGAGATACAATAAGGACATTGGTAGGATTATGCAACTCCTTGAAATGACTTATAGACACAATGACA of Epinephelus lanceolatus isolate andai-2023 chromosome 4, ASM4190304v1, whole genome shotgun sequence contains these proteins:
- the LOC117259850 gene encoding trace amine-associated receptor 13c-like; its protein translation is MMTLGLSQEQYCFPGSNTSCIKAHFSVGTKVALYFLFVLGMLITILGNSVVIVSISHFKELHNPTNVLIVSLALVDLLVGVIVMPFSTIRTIHGCWFYGDDFCLLHSSFDMFLTTLSILHLICIAVDRKQAICNPLHYSRNITMPVAWVMVCACWALAAVYSFGLLYSKANIAGLEDYLASLNCLGSCNLLFNHLWGVLDSVISFFFPCTVMVCLYTKVFIVAKGHVRKIGDMSNCSKRREQEQDRARGGLIKQSEHKAAKTLGIVVGAFIFCWMPFFINSAIDAYTAFSTPIAIFETFVWLGYFNSTLNPIIYAFFYPSFKRCFYCIVTLKIFASNSSTMTLSVK